The Candidatus Poribacteria bacterium genome segment AGTACCGGTGCACCCCGCCCGATGTGCTTAAGATTTGGTCGTAGCAAACGGTTTGACGGCTAACCTACCCCTTGTACGATAAGTACCCACCACGGTTCCTTACCAACATCGTAGATTTCCAAAGGATAGAGGTAACCTCCATCGGCATCAATCCGATACGAAATGAGTCTGTCAGCAGACTGACCTGCACTAACCATAAATTTGCCGTTCGGGTCGATCTTGAAGGAACGTGGGGTCTTTTCTGTGGGGAAATAGCCGATGGAGTTCAATGAGCCGTCGGAATTGACAGCATAACCGGCAATGCTATCATGACCACGATTCGCAGCGTACAAAAATTTTCCGGACGGATGCATTTCCAAACGGGCACAGGAATTGCTGCCATTGTAACCTGTGGGCAGCGTTGAGAGTGTTTGGAGGGCAGTAAGTGTGCCATCGGAGGCGTTGAATTTATATGCAGTTACGCTGCTACCCTGTTCGTTGTCAGCGTAGACGAAGGGTTGGCTTGGATGGAAGCAGATGTGACGAGGACCATCTTCGCCTTCAGGGATAACTTGGGGTGTTGCGTTGGGTGAGAGGGTTCCAGTACTAGGATCAAACTGGAATTGAAAGATCGAATTGGTAGGACATGTGTGGGAGACGAATACGAATCTGTTTGATGAATCGATAGCGACTCCGTGTGCGTGTTCACCGGTCGAGTGTGTATCGCTCGGTTCAGCTTGCAGCGTTCCATCTTCTCGAATTGGGTAGACAGTTACCTTGCCGGGAACGTAGTAGGGCGTCAGCAAAAAGTTTCCCGTCTTATCTATCTCAAGGTATGCTGGGTCCTCCCAACCTGTCACCTTTGTGTCCATCAGTTCAAGTTGGCCTGTGTTCCGGTCAGCCCGGAAACTG includes the following:
- a CDS encoding lactonase family protein, yielding MDPTKSNLYVYVSIAGENKISIFKMSPETAALTAHGEVTVYSAPSILAVHPTRDVLYAAIRATGDIISFRADRNTGQLELMDTKVTGWEDPAYLEIDKTGNFLLTPYYVPGKVTVYPIREDGTLQAEPSDTHSTGEHAHGVAIDSSNRFVFVSHTCPTNSIFQFQFDPSTGTLSPNATPQVIPEGEDGPRHICFHPSQPFVYADNEQGSSVTAYKFNASDGTLTALQTLSTLPTGYNGSNSCARLEMHPSGKFLYAANRGHDSIAGYAVNSDGSLNSIGYFPTEKTPRSFKIDPNGKFMVSAGQSADRLISYRIDADGGYLYPLEIYDVGKEPWWVLIVQGVG